In Capillimicrobium parvum, a genomic segment contains:
- a CDS encoding branched-chain amino acid ABC transporter permease, producing the protein MSTIIQNALDAIALGSVYAVFALGIALIFGVMRLVNLAHGEIIMAAGYTLLVTGGWPWWARVGAALAVGVVLSVLMHRLAFKPLQGASAVTLMVGSLAVSALLQTSVLTWRGGNPEGTRNLPLLNDAIEIAGVRVSVLSLVSVGVVASLLVGLAVLLRRTDLGLRMRAAAEDFSMARMLGVKADAVIMFAFAIAGLLAAVGGVLVVSQTGTVTPTIGLSVMLFGLIACVLGGLGSLAGAVLGGFVLGCASVVLQATLPLELRPYRDAFLFAGVFLVILLRPEGLVRTSALQERV; encoded by the coding sequence ATGAGCACCATCATCCAGAACGCGCTCGACGCGATCGCGCTCGGCAGCGTGTACGCGGTGTTCGCGCTCGGCATCGCCCTGATCTTCGGCGTCATGCGTCTGGTCAACCTCGCTCACGGCGAGATCATCATGGCCGCCGGCTACACGCTGCTCGTCACGGGTGGATGGCCCTGGTGGGCGCGGGTCGGCGCAGCGCTGGCGGTCGGCGTGGTCCTCAGCGTTCTCATGCACCGACTGGCGTTCAAACCGCTGCAAGGGGCATCGGCGGTCACGTTGATGGTCGGCTCGCTCGCGGTCAGCGCATTGCTTCAGACGTCCGTGCTGACCTGGCGCGGCGGCAATCCGGAGGGCACGCGCAACCTCCCGCTCCTCAACGATGCCATCGAGATCGCCGGCGTGCGCGTCAGCGTCCTGAGCCTCGTCAGCGTCGGTGTCGTGGCGAGCCTGCTCGTCGGCCTGGCGGTGCTCCTGCGCCGAACGGACCTGGGGCTCCGCATGCGCGCCGCTGCCGAGGACTTCTCGATGGCGCGCATGCTCGGAGTCAAGGCCGACGCGGTGATCATGTTCGCCTTCGCAATCGCCGGGCTGCTCGCCGCCGTCGGTGGCGTGCTGGTCGTGTCTCAGACCGGTACGGTCACCCCGACGATCGGGCTCAGCGTGATGCTGTTCGGACTGATCGCGTGTGTGCTCGGCGGGCTTGGCAGCCTTGCCGGTGCCGTCCTCGGCGGCTTCGTGCTGGGGTGCGCCTCCGTCGTGCTGCAAGCGACGCTGCCGCTCGAGTTACGGCCGTACCGCGACGCGTTCCTGTTCGCCGGTGTGTTTCTCGTGATCCTGCTGCGGCCCGAGGGCCTGGTCCGGACGTCTGCGCTTCAGGAGCGTGTGTGA
- a CDS encoding AMP-binding protein produces the protein MIDYRLEQRTIGQVLADKAERVPDLPYLLWEDESFTYADVERLSNALARGLAQRGIGRGSHVALFMDNCPEYLWASFALGKLGAVGVPINTAAKGQLLQYLLSNSDCTDAIVDAGYAATVRAAVPQLRVIEREALAAISGEHMDGAETPPDAAVSFKDPWFIMYTSGTTGPSKGVVCPHAHPLTVGYRVARAFELGPEDRLYTCLPMFHGNALWYSALTAVWSESSIALVPRFSASRFWSDIHRYGATEFNAIMSVATILEKLPPTPEEQDNPLRLAFVVPLPLRRQELEERWDLKFTCNYSMTELVPPAVLRAGEGLDRPNVSGRRVEHVEMRIVDEDDREVPPDTPGEIVVRPKEPWTMFTGYYNNPDATATAFRNLWFHTGDRGKVDADGFFTFVDRTKDAIRRRGENISAHEIEIILESCDAIAEAAAVPVPSDLGEDEVAVYVVVAAHEKGLSELDVVRFAEENLPYYMVPRYVALVDELPKTASHKKEKHSLRERALRERGEFWDRVDQGIQIRRPDGTAAR, from the coding sequence ATGATCGACTACCGACTCGAGCAGCGCACGATCGGCCAGGTGCTCGCGGACAAGGCGGAGCGGGTCCCCGACCTGCCGTACCTCCTGTGGGAAGACGAGTCGTTCACCTACGCGGACGTCGAACGCCTGAGCAACGCGCTCGCGCGCGGCCTCGCGCAGCGAGGCATCGGGCGAGGCTCGCACGTCGCGCTGTTCATGGACAACTGCCCCGAGTACCTGTGGGCGTCGTTCGCGCTCGGCAAGCTCGGCGCGGTCGGGGTCCCGATCAACACGGCGGCGAAGGGGCAGCTGCTCCAGTACCTGCTGAGCAACAGCGATTGCACCGACGCGATCGTCGACGCGGGATACGCGGCGACGGTTCGGGCCGCGGTCCCGCAGCTGCGGGTGATCGAGCGCGAGGCGCTTGCGGCGATCTCCGGCGAGCACATGGATGGCGCCGAGACCCCGCCGGACGCGGCCGTCTCGTTCAAGGACCCGTGGTTCATCATGTACACGTCCGGCACGACCGGGCCGTCGAAGGGCGTCGTCTGTCCCCACGCCCATCCGCTCACGGTGGGCTACCGCGTCGCGCGAGCGTTCGAGCTCGGCCCCGAAGACCGTCTGTACACCTGCCTGCCGATGTTCCATGGCAACGCGCTCTGGTACTCCGCGCTGACGGCGGTCTGGTCGGAGTCCTCGATCGCCCTCGTCCCGCGCTTCTCGGCGAGCCGCTTCTGGTCGGACATCCACCGCTACGGCGCGACCGAGTTCAACGCGATCATGAGCGTGGCGACGATCCTCGAGAAGCTGCCACCCACGCCGGAGGAGCAGGACAACCCGCTGCGGCTGGCGTTCGTCGTGCCGCTGCCGCTGCGCCGCCAGGAGCTCGAGGAGCGGTGGGACCTGAAGTTCACCTGCAACTACTCGATGACCGAGCTCGTGCCTCCGGCGGTCCTCCGAGCGGGGGAGGGGCTCGACCGGCCGAACGTCTCCGGGCGCCGCGTCGAGCACGTCGAGATGCGGATCGTCGATGAGGACGACCGCGAAGTGCCGCCCGACACGCCGGGCGAGATCGTCGTCCGGCCGAAGGAGCCGTGGACGATGTTCACGGGCTACTACAACAACCCCGACGCGACCGCGACGGCGTTCAGGAACCTCTGGTTCCACACCGGTGACCGCGGCAAGGTCGATGCCGACGGGTTCTTCACGTTCGTCGATCGGACGAAGGACGCCATCCGCCGGCGCGGCGAGAACATCTCGGCGCACGAGATCGAGATCATCCTGGAGTCCTGCGACGCCATCGCCGAGGCGGCGGCGGTCCCGGTGCCGTCCGATCTGGGCGAGGACGAGGTCGCCGTATACGTCGTCGTCGCGGCTCACGAGAAGGGCTTGTCCGAGCTCGACGTCGTCCGGTTCGCCGAGGAGAACCTGCCGTACTACATGGTGCCCCGTTACGTGGCGCTCGTCGACGAACTGCCGAAGACCGCCTCCCACAAGAAGGAGAAGCACTCGCTGCGCGAGCGTGCCCTGCGCGAACGCGGCGAGTTCTGGGATCGGGTCGACCAGGGCATCCAGATCCGCCGGCCCGACGGCACCGCCGCCCGCTGA
- a CDS encoding ABC transporter ATP-binding protein: MLRVDDLSVRYGRVEALRGVSLELRDREAVGILGANGAGKTTLLATIAGLLSPARGTIELDGRRIDGSPPESIVRGGIAHVPEGRRIFGSLTVGENMRLARNARRNDGNFAEDLEGVMELLPTLRRLLDTPAGKLSGGEQQQLAIARALLCEPRVLMLDEPSLGLAPQVVDTVFEVLASLRARGVTLLLVEQNVRRTLRLVDRAYVLRAGNVEVSGSREELADFEALADAYLGAAR; encoded by the coding sequence ATGCTGAGGGTTGACGACCTCTCGGTGCGCTATGGCCGCGTCGAGGCGCTGCGCGGCGTCTCGCTCGAGCTGCGCGACCGCGAGGCGGTCGGCATCCTCGGCGCGAACGGCGCCGGCAAGACGACGTTGCTCGCGACGATCGCCGGGCTCCTGAGTCCCGCGCGCGGAACGATCGAGCTCGACGGGCGCCGCATCGACGGTTCGCCTCCCGAGTCGATCGTGCGCGGGGGCATCGCCCACGTCCCGGAGGGACGGCGGATCTTCGGCAGCCTCACGGTCGGCGAGAACATGCGTCTCGCGCGCAACGCGCGCCGCAACGATGGGAACTTCGCCGAGGACCTCGAAGGGGTGATGGAGCTGTTGCCGACGTTGCGGCGCCTGCTCGACACGCCGGCCGGCAAGCTGTCCGGCGGCGAGCAACAGCAGCTCGCGATCGCCCGCGCCCTGCTGTGCGAGCCGCGCGTGCTGATGCTCGACGAGCCATCGCTCGGCCTCGCGCCGCAGGTCGTCGACACGGTCTTCGAAGTGCTCGCGAGCCTGCGCGCCCGAGGCGTCACGCTGCTCCTGGTCGAGCAGAACGTCCGTCGCACGCTGCGTCTCGTCGATCGCGCGTATGTCCTGCGCGCCGGGAACGTCGAGGTCAGCGGCTCGCGGGAGGAGCTCGCAGACTTCGAGGCCCTTGCCGACGCATACCTGGGAGCGGCCCGATGA
- a CDS encoding branched-chain amino acid ABC transporter permease encodes MLALVLDGGSSSLQDTGARGLIFLVAVLGLYTFMGNSGVISFGHASFAAIGAYVGAVLSLNPAQKLLQLPGLPEFAGKAELSPTLAVLVGAAGAAVFALVIVVPIVRLSGLAAGLATFSILVIVRVVISNWDGVTRGTQGLSGVPDGGEGPLAILPWALGALAIAALFQCGRAGRRLRASREDEVSARSVGIRVEVERGVAFVVSAAITGAAGVLYAQYLGTFGPDSFYLTLTFMLIAMLIIGGMSSLWGAVLGTIVVVAITDILQRVEQDGLRAGPVDIGSIENLSNIGLALAMLGILILRPEGIARGRELLPPRLRRRSAMKGEPVDAKDGAGMPSDA; translated from the coding sequence GTGCTCGCGCTCGTCCTGGACGGCGGGTCCTCGAGCCTCCAGGACACCGGCGCGCGTGGGCTGATCTTCCTGGTTGCCGTCCTCGGCCTCTACACGTTCATGGGCAACTCCGGCGTGATCTCCTTCGGCCACGCGAGCTTTGCGGCGATCGGCGCCTACGTCGGGGCCGTCCTGTCGCTCAACCCGGCGCAGAAGCTGCTGCAGCTGCCCGGGCTGCCGGAGTTCGCCGGCAAGGCCGAGCTGTCGCCGACCCTGGCGGTGCTGGTCGGCGCCGCGGGCGCCGCCGTGTTCGCCCTGGTGATCGTCGTGCCCATCGTGCGTCTCTCGGGACTCGCGGCGGGGCTGGCGACGTTCTCCATCCTCGTGATAGTTCGCGTGGTGATCAGCAACTGGGACGGGGTCACGCGCGGGACGCAGGGACTCAGTGGCGTGCCTGACGGCGGCGAGGGCCCGCTCGCCATCCTGCCATGGGCCCTGGGGGCGCTCGCGATAGCGGCCCTGTTCCAGTGCGGTCGCGCAGGGCGGCGATTGCGAGCCTCGCGCGAGGACGAGGTCTCGGCCCGCTCCGTCGGCATCCGAGTCGAGGTCGAGCGCGGCGTCGCGTTCGTCGTCAGTGCCGCGATCACTGGCGCAGCCGGGGTTCTCTACGCCCAGTACCTGGGCACGTTCGGACCCGACAGCTTCTACCTGACGCTCACGTTCATGCTGATCGCGATGCTGATCATCGGCGGCATGTCGTCGCTCTGGGGCGCTGTTCTGGGGACGATCGTGGTTGTCGCCATCACGGACATCCTGCAGCGCGTCGAGCAGGATGGCCTGCGCGCGGGGCCGGTCGATATCGGCAGCATCGAGAACCTGAGCAACATCGGGCTGGCGCTCGCGATGCTGGGGATCCTGATCCTGCGACCCGAGGGCATCGCTCGCGGGCGCGAGCTGCTGCCTCCTCGGCTGCGGCGGCGGTCGGCCATGAAGGGTGAGCCGGTGGACGCGAAAGATGGCGCCGGGATGCCGTCCGACGCGTAA
- a CDS encoding alpha-ketoacid dehydrogenase subunit beta: MLKEWQAVNEALREEMELDGRVVVFGEDLAKAGGTFGQTRGLLDRFGPERVRDTPISEQAMVGAAVGAAMAGLRPVVEILYIDFLGIASDPLVNQAAKVEYFTAGALNAPMVVKSGVGTLQGMGAQHTQALEGWYAQVPGLKVCWPATPGDAKGLLKAAIRDDAPVLYIESFDLLRARGPVLEGEESFVPLGVADVVRRGRDLTLVTWGTMRRIALEAAEELASRHAIEVEVIDLRTIYPWDRATVFESVAATHRCLVATEAVRDFGPGGEIAAEVGEACFDDLDAPVTRLGSPRVPSPHFKEYEAVRLPSKDQMTDVIAAMVGGDLAQEATG, from the coding sequence ATGCTCAAGGAGTGGCAGGCCGTGAACGAGGCGCTGCGCGAGGAGATGGAGCTCGACGGGCGCGTCGTGGTGTTCGGTGAGGACCTCGCCAAGGCGGGCGGGACCTTCGGCCAGACCCGTGGACTGCTCGACCGGTTCGGCCCCGAGCGCGTCCGCGACACCCCGATCTCCGAGCAGGCGATGGTCGGCGCCGCCGTGGGAGCGGCGATGGCCGGGCTGCGGCCGGTCGTCGAGATCCTCTACATCGACTTCCTCGGCATCGCCTCGGACCCGCTCGTCAACCAGGCGGCCAAGGTCGAGTACTTCACCGCCGGAGCGCTCAACGCGCCGATGGTCGTCAAGTCCGGCGTCGGCACGCTGCAGGGGATGGGCGCGCAGCACACCCAGGCGCTGGAAGGCTGGTACGCGCAGGTCCCGGGTCTCAAGGTCTGCTGGCCGGCGACCCCGGGCGACGCCAAGGGTCTCCTCAAGGCGGCGATCCGCGACGACGCTCCGGTGTTGTACATCGAGAGCTTCGACCTCCTGCGCGCGCGGGGACCGGTCCTCGAGGGGGAGGAGTCGTTCGTGCCCCTGGGCGTGGCCGACGTCGTCCGCCGCGGCCGCGACCTGACGCTCGTCACGTGGGGCACGATGCGCCGCATCGCGCTCGAGGCGGCCGAGGAGCTGGCGTCCAGGCACGCGATCGAGGTCGAGGTGATCGACCTGCGTACGATCTATCCGTGGGATCGCGCGACGGTGTTCGAGTCCGTCGCGGCAACGCACCGCTGCCTGGTCGCGACTGAGGCGGTGAGGGACTTCGGCCCTGGTGGCGAGATCGCGGCGGAGGTGGGCGAGGCCTGCTTCGACGACCTCGACGCTCCGGTGACCAGGCTTGGCAGTCCGCGCGTGCCCTCACCACACTTCAAGGAGTACGAGGCTGTGCGACTGCCGAGCAAGGACCAGATGACCGACGTGATCGCCGCGATGGTCGGCGGCGACCTCGCCCAGGAGGCGACGGGATGA
- a CDS encoding ABC transporter substrate-binding protein — translation MRAVVPRSSQGLQRWLLAMAAIAALAFAVGCGSTDDEGDSGGSGATGATSATSAEQSASNEKDPIVVGMSGSLSGPLNVYDKPLLAAVELAADDINKDGGILGRQVKVVSNDNKTDINLVERQAKALLEKDIDVMIPTCDYDLGGPAAKVANEQGVLAITCAGSPLFGASGIGPLSYNSFPGVPTEGAVLASFAKEKGFKRPYLLEDTSLEYSKNLCKYFEEAWKAISPGDPVVGKDTFVNSDQSIASQVTRLKGNKEAGFVMLCSYLPGGATALRQLRSGGVDLPTLGTIGFDGTAWIEAVPGLSDFYYAAPGAITGDDPNPDINDLFKRIKQKTGEAPPNSYPVMGYSEMQSIARAMEAAGSTDAEAVAAALNKFSDEELLAGPTTYTEDCHIPVGRPMRVMQFDGGKLSFLESIKPESVPEAPC, via the coding sequence ATGAGAGCAGTGGTACCCCGTTCCTCCCAAGGCCTCCAGCGCTGGCTGCTGGCCATGGCCGCCATCGCGGCGCTCGCGTTCGCCGTGGGTTGTGGCAGCACCGACGACGAGGGCGACAGCGGCGGGAGTGGTGCGACCGGCGCCACCAGCGCCACCAGCGCCGAGCAGAGCGCGTCGAATGAGAAGGACCCGATCGTCGTCGGCATGAGCGGCTCGCTGAGCGGACCGCTGAACGTCTACGACAAGCCGCTTCTCGCCGCTGTCGAGCTCGCCGCGGACGACATCAACAAGGACGGCGGCATCCTCGGACGCCAGGTCAAGGTCGTCTCCAACGACAACAAGACGGACATCAACCTCGTCGAGCGTCAGGCCAAGGCGTTGCTCGAGAAGGACATCGACGTGATGATCCCGACCTGCGACTACGACCTCGGCGGGCCCGCCGCGAAGGTCGCGAACGAGCAGGGCGTCCTGGCCATCACCTGCGCCGGCTCACCGCTGTTCGGCGCCAGCGGCATCGGCCCGCTCTCCTACAACTCGTTCCCGGGCGTGCCCACCGAGGGTGCGGTGCTCGCGAGCTTCGCGAAGGAGAAGGGCTTCAAGCGCCCGTACCTGCTCGAGGACACCAGCCTCGAGTACTCCAAGAACCTCTGCAAGTACTTCGAGGAGGCGTGGAAGGCGATCTCCCCGGGCGACCCCGTCGTCGGCAAGGACACGTTCGTCAACAGCGACCAGTCGATCGCCTCGCAGGTCACGCGCCTGAAGGGCAACAAGGAGGCCGGCTTCGTCATGCTCTGCAGCTACCTGCCGGGCGGCGCGACCGCCCTTCGGCAGCTGCGGTCAGGCGGCGTCGATCTGCCGACGCTCGGCACGATCGGCTTCGACGGCACCGCGTGGATCGAGGCCGTCCCCGGGCTGAGCGACTTCTACTACGCCGCCCCGGGAGCGATCACGGGCGACGACCCGAACCCCGACATCAACGACCTGTTCAAGCGGATCAAGCAGAAGACCGGTGAGGCGCCGCCGAACTCCTATCCGGTCATGGGCTACTCCGAGATGCAGAGCATCGCGCGAGCCATGGAGGCGGCCGGGTCCACCGACGCCGAGGCGGTCGCGGCCGCACTGAACAAGTTCAGCGACGAGGAGCTGCTCGCCGGGCCCACGACGTACACCGAGGACTGTCACATCCCGGTGGGTCGCCCCATGCGGGTCATGCAGTTCGACGGTGGCAAGCTGTCGTTCCTCGAGTCCATCAAGCCCGAATCGGTGCCCGAGGCGCCCTGCTGA
- a CDS encoding aminotransferase family protein, with translation MDGAALRAPERHPGPTERLRADARRHLWHWGVQLATWPEAPLTLVEGRGTTVVDADGREYLDAISGLGVVQVGHGCGEIAEAVAAQARRLAFASLANGVSNDVATRLSVEIARLAPGDLEVSFLTTGGGEAVETAIKMARQYHALSGEPRRTKLIAREGSYHGLTLGALSATGVAVSRRPFEPLLPGFHHVEHPEPARFDGTSEECGELALRSLEARIEFEGPETIAAFIAEPVSTAGAIKVPPPNYWPGVQRICARHGILLIVDEIFCGFGRTGRMFGGEHWDVRPDIMTLAKGITSGYAPLSATVTSRRIADAFWAGPETEFQHAATSAGHPVSCAAALVNIAVIERDGLVDRAAEMGALLGDALRPLVELDGVSHVSGIGLLWGVELERPDPARIRRLLAALRERGVLARGSATNVFLYPPLIVTAAEVDLLAGAVADALTISASE, from the coding sequence ATGGACGGCGCGGCCCTCCGAGCACCCGAGCGGCATCCCGGCCCCACGGAGCGGCTACGGGCGGACGCCCGCCGCCACCTGTGGCACTGGGGCGTGCAGCTCGCCACGTGGCCGGAGGCCCCGCTGACCCTCGTGGAGGGTCGCGGGACGACGGTGGTGGACGCGGACGGCCGCGAGTACCTCGACGCGATCAGCGGACTCGGCGTCGTCCAGGTCGGGCACGGCTGCGGCGAGATCGCCGAGGCGGTCGCTGCTCAGGCCCGCCGCCTGGCGTTCGCTTCGCTGGCCAACGGCGTGTCGAACGACGTCGCCACCCGCCTCTCCGTCGAGATCGCCCGGCTCGCCCCGGGCGATCTCGAGGTGAGCTTCCTCACGACGGGAGGCGGTGAGGCCGTCGAGACGGCGATCAAGATGGCCCGGCAGTACCACGCGCTCAGCGGGGAGCCGCGGCGGACGAAGCTCATCGCCCGCGAGGGGTCCTACCACGGGCTCACGCTGGGGGCCCTGAGCGCCACCGGCGTTGCGGTCTCACGGCGCCCGTTCGAGCCCTTGCTGCCGGGCTTCCACCACGTGGAGCATCCCGAGCCGGCGCGCTTCGACGGGACGTCCGAGGAGTGCGGCGAGCTCGCGCTGCGCAGCCTCGAGGCGAGGATCGAGTTCGAGGGGCCCGAGACCATCGCCGCGTTCATCGCCGAGCCGGTGTCGACCGCGGGCGCGATCAAGGTCCCACCGCCCAACTACTGGCCCGGCGTCCAGCGCATCTGCGCGCGCCACGGCATCCTGCTGATCGTCGACGAGATCTTCTGCGGCTTCGGCCGCACCGGGCGGATGTTCGGCGGCGAGCACTGGGACGTGCGGCCCGACATCATGACGCTCGCGAAGGGGATCACCAGCGGCTACGCGCCGTTGAGCGCGACGGTCACCAGCCGCAGGATCGCCGACGCGTTCTGGGCGGGGCCCGAGACCGAGTTCCAGCACGCCGCGACGTCGGCCGGCCACCCCGTGTCGTGCGCCGCCGCGCTCGTGAACATCGCCGTGATCGAGCGTGACGGCCTGGTCGACCGCGCCGCCGAGATGGGTGCGCTGCTGGGCGATGCGCTTCGGCCGCTCGTCGAGCTCGACGGCGTGTCGCACGTGAGCGGGATCGGCCTCCTCTGGGGTGTCGAGCTCGAACGACCGGACCCCGCGCGCATTCGGCGGCTCCTGGCGGCGCTCCGCGAGCGTGGGGTGCTGGCGCGCGGGTCTGCCACCAACGTGTTCCTGTACCCCCCGCTCATCGTCACGGCAGCGGAGGTCGATCTGCTCGCGGGGGCGGTCGCCGACGCCCTGACCATCTCGGCGAGCGAGTGA
- a CDS encoding ABC transporter ATP-binding protein: MRFGSLTALEDVDLEIRQGEILGLIGPNGAGKTTLLNVLTGYQRPSAGTVRLGDRDVTKQSPGRRSRMGVTRTFQNVRLFASLSVRENVEVAALGAGRSPRSAHALASSLLARLGLDQRADVAAASLPYGDERRLGVARALATEPRFLLLDEPAAGLNEVESDELLELLRSLPEAFGCALLIVEHDMRLMTRLCPRLQVLDYGRTIGIGSPAEMRADRRVLEAYLGAEEAARDAEG, encoded by the coding sequence GTGCGCTTCGGCAGCCTCACCGCGCTCGAGGACGTCGACCTGGAGATCCGCCAGGGCGAGATCCTTGGGCTGATCGGCCCGAACGGCGCAGGGAAGACGACGCTGCTCAACGTTCTGACCGGCTATCAGCGGCCGAGCGCCGGGACCGTCCGGCTCGGCGACCGGGACGTGACGAAGCAGTCGCCAGGGCGGCGCAGCCGCATGGGCGTGACACGGACGTTCCAGAACGTCCGGCTGTTCGCATCGCTGTCGGTCCGCGAGAACGTGGAGGTCGCCGCGCTCGGCGCCGGGCGCTCGCCGCGCTCGGCGCACGCGCTGGCCAGCAGCCTGCTGGCTCGGCTCGGTCTCGACCAGCGGGCGGACGTCGCCGCCGCGTCGTTGCCGTATGGCGACGAGCGCCGACTCGGCGTGGCGCGCGCGCTCGCGACCGAGCCGCGCTTCCTGCTGCTCGACGAGCCCGCGGCCGGCCTCAACGAGGTGGAGAGCGACGAGCTGCTGGAGTTGCTGCGCTCGCTTCCGGAGGCGTTCGGCTGCGCGCTGCTGATCGTGGAGCACGACATGCGCCTCATGACGCGGCTGTGTCCGCGTCTGCAGGTGCTCGACTACGGACGCACGATCGGGATCGGCTCTCCGGCGGAGATGCGGGCCGATCGCCGCGTTCTGGAGGCATATCTCGGAGCGGAGGAGGCTGCACGCGATGCTGAGGGTTGA
- a CDS encoding quinone oxidoreductase family protein, whose translation MRAWRVHEFGPLDNLRLEDIPRPEPGPNDVVIRIRSIGLNSSELQIVRGMYENDGMDTPFKWDSHLPRVPGIEGAGEVAAVGSDVTSHKVGDRVTVSYWFCCGECDLCRSGIENMCSQAAHFDTIQFGRTADGAYAEYARVPAPYAVPIPDGLAFQDAAALTVAGGTAANMLFAHADIRADETVLVTGAASNIGVIGLQLAKMAGARRIVATAGSDEKLRKLEQLGADATINHTETPDFAERAIELNGGEGFDIVYDVPGGSTISPALHSVKPRGRIVLAGYMGGKTAEINLVRIIIFEARILGSASWTRPTLSWVLDLGARKRIRPVIDTVYDFEQLPEALGRLERREVFGKVIVNVD comes from the coding sequence ATGAGGGCATGGCGCGTTCATGAGTTCGGACCGCTCGACAACCTGCGCTTGGAGGACATTCCCCGGCCCGAGCCGGGACCGAACGACGTCGTCATCCGCATCCGCTCGATCGGCCTCAACAGCTCCGAGCTGCAGATCGTGCGCGGCATGTACGAGAACGACGGGATGGACACGCCCTTCAAGTGGGACTCCCATCTGCCGCGCGTGCCCGGCATCGAGGGCGCCGGTGAGGTCGCGGCCGTGGGCAGCGACGTGACGTCGCACAAGGTCGGCGACCGCGTCACGGTCAGCTACTGGTTCTGCTGCGGCGAATGCGATCTCTGCCGCAGCGGCATCGAGAACATGTGCTCGCAGGCCGCGCACTTCGACACGATCCAGTTCGGCCGGACCGCCGACGGCGCCTACGCCGAGTACGCGAGGGTGCCCGCGCCATATGCGGTCCCCATCCCCGACGGGCTGGCCTTCCAGGATGCGGCGGCGCTGACCGTTGCGGGCGGCACTGCGGCGAACATGCTCTTCGCCCACGCCGACATCCGCGCCGACGAGACCGTTCTCGTGACCGGTGCGGCGAGCAACATCGGCGTGATCGGCCTCCAGCTCGCCAAGATGGCCGGGGCGAGGCGCATCGTCGCCACCGCCGGCAGCGACGAGAAGCTGCGCAAGCTCGAGCAGCTCGGCGCCGATGCGACGATCAACCACACGGAGACGCCCGACTTCGCCGAGCGCGCCATCGAGCTCAACGGCGGCGAGGGGTTCGACATCGTCTACGACGTGCCGGGCGGCTCGACGATCAGCCCGGCGCTGCACTCCGTCAAGCCCCGCGGCCGCATCGTGCTGGCCGGCTACATGGGCGGCAAGACCGCAGAGATCAACCTGGTGCGCATCATCATCTTCGAGGCGCGCATCCTCGGGTCGGCGTCGTGGACGCGGCCGACGCTGAGCTGGGTGCTCGATCTCGGCGCGCGAAAGCGGATCCGGCCGGTCATCGACACGGTGTACGACTTCGAGCAGCTCCCGGAGGCGCTCGGCCGGCTCGAGCGCCGCGAGGTGTTCGGCAAGGTGATCGTGAACGTGGACTGA
- a CDS encoding TetR/AcrR family transcriptional regulator: MSVVRGSGELSAARRVAAVERRVAQQWAAIPSVTDNEELLQRRRLQIAGAAYEEFARTGFASTSVSTVARHAGMDKRTLYDYVRDKHDLLYIVFLYFLPRQVQAIGGALADVDDPVDQIRAMARAHLTFLDEHESLGLLYYREMRHLRREQISEVLEMIGAIVELYEEVIRRGADEGRFRTSNARLAARTLAAALDMPSLTAWDVSRYDLSAIEKEILHVVLDGLVA; encoded by the coding sequence ATGAGCGTCGTCCGCGGATCAGGCGAGCTGTCCGCCGCGCGGCGTGTGGCGGCCGTGGAACGCCGGGTCGCGCAGCAGTGGGCGGCCATCCCGTCGGTGACCGACAACGAGGAGCTGCTCCAGCGGCGGCGGTTGCAGATCGCCGGCGCGGCGTACGAGGAGTTCGCCCGTACGGGCTTTGCCTCCACGAGCGTCAGCACGGTCGCGCGGCACGCGGGAATGGACAAGCGCACGCTCTACGACTATGTGCGCGACAAGCACGATCTGCTCTACATCGTCTTCCTGTACTTCCTACCGCGCCAGGTGCAAGCCATCGGCGGGGCTCTGGCGGACGTCGACGATCCGGTCGACCAGATCAGGGCCATGGCACGCGCCCATCTGACGTTCCTCGACGAGCACGAATCGCTCGGCCTTCTCTACTACCGCGAGATGCGCCACCTCCGGCGCGAGCAGATCTCCGAGGTACTCGAGATGATCGGGGCGATCGTCGAGCTGTATGAGGAAGTCATCCGCCGAGGGGCCGACGAGGGACGCTTCCGGACCTCCAACGCACGGCTGGCCGCGCGGACGCTGGCCGCCGCACTCGACATGCCGAGCCTGACGGCGTGGGACGTGAGCAGGTACGACTTGAGCGCCATCGAGAAGGAGATCCTCCACGTCGTGCTCGATGGCCTCGTGGCGTAG